AGGTCGCAGGCGTCGAAGGCTCCGAGGACATGCGCGACCTGCTGCGGGCAAAGCCGGGAGGCAGCGACATCCCGGTGGAGATCGGCGACTTCGCGCACGCCCGCGTCCCCGGGGCGCACGCGCTCGTGGCGCTCGCGTTCAACACCGTCTACGCCCTGCCGTCGCAGGAGGCGCAGGTTGCCTGCTTCGCCAACGCCGCGGCCCATCTGCGGCCCGGGGGCCGCTTCGTCCTCGACGCCTGGCTGCCCGACCCGGGCGCCTTCCGCGGGCACCAGTCGGTGCGCACCCTCGCGGTGCGCGACGACGTCGTCGTCGTCGAGACGGCGCTGCACGACCCCGTCAACCAGCGCATGACGACGACGAAGGTGCGCTACCGAAACGGCGAGGTCCGCCTGTTCCCCGCGAACCACCGCTACGCGTGGCCGGGCGAGCTCGACCTCATGGCACGCCTCGCCGGGATGCACCTCGAGCACCGCTGGGGCGGCTGGACGCGCGAGCCGTTCACGGCCGACAGCACGATGCACGTCTCGGTCTACCGCCGCTCGGAGGAGGAGACGGGCGCGCGGCGCGACGCGCCGGCCGGCTAGGCGATCGGGCGCCGGGGCCCGCTCCCGGCTGTTGCCGTCCCCTCCACGGCGGCGGCATGCGCGGCACGCGCGTCGGGTACGGATGCGCGGTCGACGTCGTCCGCACCGCCT
This genomic interval from Egibacteraceae bacterium contains the following:
- a CDS encoding class I SAM-dependent methyltransferase, yielding MAEHDPGAYGRHAASDYDDLTALLVQDTAATVEALVELADGGPVVEFGIGTGRLALPLRARGVEVAGVEGSEDMRDLLRAKPGGSDIPVEIGDFAHARVPGAHALVALAFNTVYALPSQEAQVACFANAAAHLRPGGRFVLDAWLPDPGAFRGHQSVRTLAVRDDVVVVETALHDPVNQRMTTTKVRYRNGEVRLFPANHRYAWPGELDLMARLAGMHLEHRWGGWTREPFTADSTMHVSVYRRSEEETGARRDAPAG